A DNA window from Hydrogenophaga taeniospiralis contains the following coding sequences:
- the recA gene encoding recombinase RecA, protein MDPITKPNPLNSEKAKALQVALAQIEKQFGKGTIMRLGEGEVIEDIQVVSTGSLGLDIALGVGGLPRGRVIEIYGPESSGKTTLTLQAIAEMQKLGGQCAFVDAEHALDIQYAQKLGVNLQDLLISQPDTGEQALEIVDSLVRSGAVDLIVVDSVAALTPKAELEGEMGDSLPGLQARLMSQALRKLTAHIKKTNCMVIFINQIRMKIGVMFGSPETTTGGNALKFYASVRLDIRRTGTIKKGEDSIGNETKVKVVKNKVASPFKTAEFDILFGEGISREGEILDLGVLHKVIEKSGAWYAYNGEKIGQGRDNSREFLRENPELRVEIENKVRTELGVPLLPVEEAPAPAKGGKAAKAEKADKADAAAALE, encoded by the coding sequence GGCAAGGGCACGATCATGCGGCTGGGCGAGGGCGAGGTGATCGAGGACATCCAGGTCGTGTCCACCGGCTCGCTGGGGCTGGACATCGCTTTGGGCGTCGGCGGCCTGCCGCGCGGCCGCGTGATCGAGATCTACGGCCCGGAATCCTCCGGCAAGACCACGCTCACCCTGCAGGCCATCGCCGAGATGCAGAAGCTCGGCGGCCAGTGCGCCTTCGTCGACGCCGAACACGCGCTGGACATCCAGTACGCGCAGAAACTCGGCGTCAACCTGCAGGACCTGCTGATCTCCCAGCCCGACACCGGCGAACAGGCCCTGGAAATCGTGGACAGCCTGGTGCGCTCCGGCGCGGTGGATTTGATCGTGGTCGACTCGGTGGCCGCGCTCACGCCCAAGGCCGAACTCGAAGGCGAAATGGGCGACTCGCTGCCCGGCCTGCAGGCCCGCCTGATGAGCCAGGCGCTGCGCAAGCTCACCGCCCACATCAAGAAGACCAACTGCATGGTCATCTTCATCAACCAGATCCGCATGAAGATTGGCGTCATGTTCGGCAGCCCCGAGACCACCACCGGCGGCAACGCGCTCAAGTTCTACGCCTCGGTCCGGCTGGACATCCGCCGCACTGGCACGATCAAGAAGGGTGAGGACTCGATCGGCAACGAGACCAAGGTCAAGGTGGTGAAGAACAAGGTCGCCTCGCCGTTCAAGACCGCCGAGTTCGACATCCTGTTCGGCGAGGGCATCAGCCGCGAGGGCGAAATCCTGGATCTGGGCGTGTTGCACAAGGTGATCGAAAAATCCGGCGCCTGGTACGCCTACAACGGCGAAAAGATCGGCCAAGGTCGCGACAACTCGCGCGAATTCCTGCGCGAGAACCCCGAACTGCGCGTCGAAATCGAAAACAAGGTCCGCACCGAGCTGGGTGTGCCGCTGCTGCCGGTGGAGGAGGCGCCCGCGCCCGCCAAGGGTGGCAAGGCCGCCAAGGCGGAGAAGGCCGACAAAGCCGACGCCGCTGCCGCACTCGAATGA